The following nucleotide sequence is from Takifugu flavidus isolate HTHZ2018 chromosome 4, ASM371156v2, whole genome shotgun sequence.
ccccacacacacacacacacacacacacacacacaccaccctgcATTGCTGCCAAACACAAACTGCAGAAAGGCAGGACAGAGCGGTCTAAACTGGTTTGTTTCGTTAAACCCATCACATGCTGCAGACAAATGCAAATCAGGTGGTCCTTATCAGCCAGACAATCAGAGACGGTGAAAGACAACCCTGGACGCTGCACGCTGCCCACCACCAGACCCAGGTGTGTTTAACCGTGCGGGCAACATGACAGCTCGCCGTAATCCCTCAAAGCTGACAGTCGTGATACGGCTGCTAATGTCGTCGCCGCGCTGCTCTGTGCCTCCAGGACAATGAGTAATCCGTACAGTCGTTTTCACCGGAGGAACTGGCTCCAGCGCGGGTGATTGTGTTACAACAATGCTGTCGGATGAAATAACAATGCGACTCAACGACGTGAAGCCAAGAACGGGAATGAAAAATAGCCCCGAGCCAGTTTGGAGAGGATCGGGTCGTGAATGTGGGCCGAGGAAAGGCAGCGTCTTGGCGGCGTTGAGAGCTTCATCAGCGGAGGGGAACTGATGGGGACCCTGAGCTGATGGAGCCGGACACGTGCGCCCCGCCACGGAGCCGGGCCTGCGCCGGGGCCAGGTTCTGTTCTGGGCTAACAATCAGCAAACACGGGCGCCTTTCAGCACGTATACCTCGCAGGTACGGCCGTGCGAGACGACTGTAAacctgcacctcctccatcatcGGGGGCTCCAGCAGTGgggtctctgctgcagctgctgcggttCCTATTTAACGTGCAAAACGACGGCGATGCCCTGAGAGGCGCCGCAGCAGCGGACCTCCAGGAGAGGGTTTGGGGAGCGTTTGAGCTTAAAAGAGACGCACGAAGAGTGAAGCCTTTCCCCCTGCAGCCCTCACACAGCTGAAATCTGACGGGGAAAATGTGGAGGTCCCAGAAGAAGGCCTCTGTTATTCTGGGATGGATCAGGGGCTCCATTTCAGGACTGGAGTTATGGCAAATATAACATTGCTGAGCAGCAGATTTTCAAACTTTCCCGGGGATTTTATGCGCGTCTTGGAATTTGGGGAAGACGGAGTCAGTTGTAGTGGATTAGGTTTTCCAGCAGAAACCTGTAGCTAATGATCCTTTACTTGTCtgttattcttttaaaaacactgctGACTTCATTTATTAGTCGTAGTAGAAGCGAAGGTGCTATAAATATCGGCTCACACTAACTTGTATTTTGGCCATCACACTAGAGTCAAACTGCAGCGGGTTGGAGGGGAACACGTTGCTGCAGCTGTACGGGACAATAAAACCCTGATATGGCATCAGGCTCTCTGGAGCAACACTTTAATGCACAATATAGCCGTAATGGCTGATTGCACGGACGGCTATTTCCACTCGGTGTGACTTGTAATAATAAACTGAGGCAGGAAATTTACCTGAAACCATGTTTCATCCATGTGGCAGCTGTGTTAAATTCATCAAACGTGTTCCCGTGAGTTATCGCTCTTCCTGTGAAATGGTAACAACTTGAGTGGCGGCTGTTTCCAtcgttaaataaataaattctggtgtgtgtgtgtgtgtgtgtgtgtggaggggggatcTGCACTAATTAGCTGTGGCAAATCAGCCTTTATTGAAAAGGCTACTGTGCCCGACGTTCATTACTGCTAATTTTGACTAACGCAGTTATTTCTATCGCCCTCGTGGCCACTCAactctctgctccctccatcttatatgagattaaatattaaattgaCCATAAATAATCTACCAGGGGAAAATGTAAACATCTCTGAGTGCCTGCTGAGCACACTGACTCATCTACACACAGTCAAtcactcttttttcctctgggCAGCACTGTTCTTAAACCAACAGGAGAACCTGGTGGCCTGGTTTATTGGGGCGCAAAATCaaagcagaggaaatgaaagctaatctttgattttttttactattcTCTTTGAAGATTATATCACAATTCTCACGTGTCCTCTCAGGATGGTCACCCAGCGCCGCGGCCCACAGCGATGATGTCATTCGCAAACAGGAGCATTTCTATGATGAAGTTGCCCATTAAGGACCAATAACAGGcatcttgtttttattatttaaaaaagggtGAATCCAGATGGTAAAGGTATCCCAGCGAGGTTCATGTGAGCCTGTGATGGGGGAGTTTCCCGCATTTGCGTGTGGTGACCACCAACACATGTTCTCCTTTAGAGGAGACTCATTCGATGCGACGTGTTTTTTGATCGTTTGTCATATCGGGAGAAGGCGGCGGGATCAGAGGTGACCGCACGCTCGCCCCACATGTGGACACGTTGTAAAAGAACCCGTGTTTAATGCTGCGTGGATCCATGACCCTAGTGGAACGAAATGTTCTTTGTCCACTGAAACCTATCAAACTTGCAGACTGACTGTGCTGTTTTGCTCCCACTCTGCTGCTCAGACCCATCCAGCTGAGATAATTGCCCCCCTCCTCTCTAAGGTGCACATCTACAGGCTGTTTGGACTGGCTGATGGTGACATCTGTCACTGGGAGTTGAATTCACAACAATAGAGACAAGGCGGATTCTCAGGGGGAAAAGTGACCAAGAAAGTCATCAATTCCAACAACGGAGCAACTTGAGCCCCCCCAGCACAGTTTTCATCAGATTGTTGCAAAATCAGGCCCGACTACTGAGCATTTTCTAATGCAACTTTAAAGTGAACAGCAGTTTTCATTCCTCTGAGCACGCCAATAAACATCCGTCCAGCCTTCTGTAATGACAAAAGTCACAGGATgcattatttatgcatttatgtatgggggaggggggggggttagctgcTGTCGACTATCCCTCTAACTACCCATCAGTTTAACTTTCCACTATCTCCACGTCAGACTTCAGAGTAAACCAAcatgagaggagctgagaatGTTTTCACTCCATTCTGAAAGTCATTTCTATGCTTTGAAAAGAGAAGGGGGTGACCCATCTGTAGTTGAGATGATCTGTTTCCAGTTTCTTCTGTTCTGTCTCTGAACCGTGAGGCTGTTTCCATGTCGCTCTCTCATATTTGCTTCATTTGCTGTCTGGGTTTGtgaacaggagcagcagaaaggcGTCGACTCCCCGCTCTCCCCAGCGTTCTGCTGTTTGTCTGATTGCAGCCTccctggtgttgctgctgctgctctcagtgGAGTTCACGTCAGCACAATATACCCACACAGCCCTCTGCTCACAGCAGCTTGTTCCATCACATCAGCAAAGGTCAGAGGGGAGGAGGCGGTTTCCTGTAGCTACTCCTGCAACACGAGGCGGGGGAAattttaaaaactgcatctACCTACAAAACTGAAATGATGTCGATCTGCAGCTGCAGTCTTGACTGGAACtcaaaagaattaaaaaaaaattaaatctgaaaatgatttttttcctccccatctCAATTTTATTAGTAGCCATAGATTGCCCCCTAGCGACCGAGCGGTGCAACTACACCACACATCCTTCCATTAAAATGACGCTGTGGCATCtggggaaaaaagtgttttacTTACAGTTTTGTACACATAACAGCACTTCTGCTCCCAgacaaattaaaatataaaaaaatcctttttttttttttaaaaatcaaatgccAACATGGCCAATGTGGCAGTATGACAAACACATTTGACAAATAGACAAAACAGggtcaaaaagaaaaaaaatatacaatttCTATACATCAAGTCCGACTTCTCAGTTGTAGCCGTGTTCCATCACTCGAGTTCCTTGAAACGTGCAAACATGGCCTTGCGTACAGCTTGTTTGTAGGTGTTGTGATCCCAAACGACaggctccttcttcctctggtgAACAGAACATGCAAGGACATGTTAAAATGAACGTTTTATTTTAGttggtgtttatttattccCCAGCGATAAAAAGCTTTACGCATACCGGAGCAGGTTCAGCACCCAGACCAGGTCTATCGCCGATGCCTTTATTTGTCTCCCTGAGTAGAAGAGAACAGGTTCAGACATAACTTTACCAGCGCAGGCCTCAGTTATTCCTCACTTCAGTTTCAGTGAAAGGCCGGTACCTGGAGCTTCCAGCCCAGTTTTTATGCTGTTGCGActgttggtggtggtgtttcctcctcttctgctctggtGACCTGGGAGATTCTCTGGCAGTCAGCTGGGGAGGACGACTGAGTGTTAGTGCTCAACTTAAAACCTCTTAACTAACTAAACTCATTggtttttacttctttttcctGATTCTCCAGAGCCTCGAGTTCCTTCTTTGATTGCTTGATCTTGAGATGGATTTCCATATTTTGCTGTTGGGACAACATGGGCGTTAGAGGTTAAATTTAGGGTCATCTAGACATCGTAGAGAGGCTCAGAGATGGTACCCTGTGCAGGTCAGACAGCTGCTGATGGCGGATCAGAGCGTCCTTGTTGGGGAACTGTCTCCTGCACAACAGACAGGCCATCTTCTTCCAGTCAGTCAACCTATTGTCCCTCTCTTCGGTCTGGCTCGGTTGACTGCTCTTGTTCGCCTCCTCTTtatcttcctccacctcttcatcaCTTCCAGCTGCGTAGTCTGACGCCAGCAGGCCCAGAGAACCCATCAGTCGCTGCAAATGCAAAACATAGTGAATGTTCAGTCAGATTTTCAGTGGTGGGAAAGACTGATAAACAACATTCTTACCTTAGACTTTTCATCTTTCTTGGCAGGAGCAAGAGGCTTCTTAAAAAGATCTTCTGCACCTGAGATCTAAGGATACAGACCAAATtatagcttgtttttttttttaaaccaaaaggAGATCTATGGTTGATATTGCGTctattttctttaaaagtgTCCGTCTAACCTTCCTCTCAAAGACAGCAAACCCAGCATCAGCTGACTTGGACTGCTTATCATCATCTGTCCCACCCTTCAGTACCGGTGAAGCGGCACGAACGATTTCCTTCTTTTGATTCTGAATCTTCGCCCAGCGCTCCATATCTTTCATGATCTGCAAACACCGACACATTCATTCAAGCCCATCTCGTTCGTCAGTGCTTCACATTTAAGGTTCCCTATTCTAACTTCTGTTACTTTGACAGCAGCCAGGcttctgggcttctcttctttgTCCTTCTTTGCAGGGTCGTCGTCGTCTTTCTTGTCCGCGGCTGAAGAAAGACCAGCGTCTGAGGCCGAGCCAGGAAcggctgctggtgatgctgccGTGTCTGGAGGCACCAACGAGTTTCTCATGTCCAGAGGAGCATCTGCTGCTGGGTTGGAAAGGATAGCCTGGTCTGCAGCGGTCATGGCCACTGGTTGGGTAACAATAGAGCTCCCTCCTGGAACTGGGACGTAAGCCTTTGATGCAGAATCCCAGTAGAGGTACTCCTGTGACTGAGCGTTATAGAAatactacaaaaaaaaaagtacaaataaaaaaacaatgaaattgCAACACTGGGCACTTTAAACCATGGCGACATGACGACAGGAAGCTCTGCATATCTTAAAAATCCATCATCACTGCAACAGAGTCCCATAAATTCTCCTCACCCTCGAGTTTGGGTCGTAGTACAGCGTCGTCTCAGGATCGTAATAGAAACCTGACGTAGAATCATACAAGTAACTAGACGTGTCTGGAATCTCAGAACCTGGGGAACCAGAAATATGCAGTAAATACACGTACACCAGTACTGTCTGGAACCGTCAGTGAAAACAGAAGCTGACACTATGTTACCGGGAACAACACCATCTGCAGTATCAGATCAGCTGAGCTCAGCGGGCTCATGAAAACTACGACATTTGTCATCACAAGACTGGAATCTAAATGTGTCGGGTGGGTGGTATCCTACCATAGACGTAGTTCTGTAACGCATCTAGATCAGCTgggattccagctgcttctgcaggcATTTGGGCTCCGTCGATCTGGAGCGACGGATCCACGGCTTGACTCCCAGTGTAGCCAACTCCCTACCGTGTTAAACAGCAGGTGGACCTTCATCACCAATGTTGACACTAAATTAATTGTACAGACTTTTTGGACAACGTACCTGTCCGATGCTCAAGTCTGCTGACAGGATGGGGTTTGTGCTTGCAGCCATCAAACCACCTGGAGGACCGAATCATTTGAATACATAAGTCTTAAAACTGAACAATAACAATACAGAAATAAACCTTCAGTTACTCACCTGGAATCCCAGGTTGGATGCTCATTGGTGGCTGTAAGAACTGTGGAATCGGTGGGTATTGCTGTGGCTGAAATGCCAACAGGATACGGTGAGAGTTTACCAGGTTTGTAAAAAATATAGAATTTAAAAGCAGAACACTGAATTCCTGGAGCTTACCCCTATGATGCTGCCTTCAGGTGGAACACCAAGGATGGAAGTATTGGGTTTGTCTAAGTCTCTCCTGGCACTGAGAATCATCAGATTAGTGGTGAACAACACTTCCAAACATACTGCAGCTGCTAACAAAAATCTGAAACGTCCACTTACTTTTGGTTCTTGAGGGGCCTGGCAATTTCAGCGTAGACTCTAACTCCATCAACATAAAGCGGGTTGGGCTTGGTGAGAAGCTCAACCAAACGCTTCACTTGCTgttgaaaaaagacaaaaacagtcaAGCAGAAACGCTACAGAATCAGCGTGAACGTTAAAACCCATCACCAGATGGAGCGTGTTTGGATACCTGGTGGGAGTCCATGTCCACAAAGCAGAAGCACTTGGATCCTGGTGTTTTGCCCTTGACCAGGCGAACATTTCTTTCATCCAGATATGCAAAAGGATCCAAAGCCTTCAGGATGGACTCGATGGTCGTGGTGGGCTTCACATTTTTAATGATCATAGctgaacaaacacagacagattttATGTGAGTCATTTCATTTCTGGACACCTGATTGGATGTAGGTCTTCATACTTTTGCTGTCTCTGAAGACCACGGTAGACTTCTCTGAACTCTGTTGAAGATGGCTGAGGTTCCCCCGAGCTTCTGCCTGCTGCTcactttcttcctgttgaagctGTTGgtccatctgctgctgccacgCCTCTGGCGTCAGGTCGGAGTTCCGTTGCCACTGGCTGGTTTTTGGGTCAGAGTCGGTCTGTCCAgtcttctgctcctctgaagaATCATCTGGCCTGGGTGTGGGGTGCTCTGGGAGCTGGGGCGTGTTGTGATCTGGTTCCTAAGGGGCAGAGAAAGTTAAACAGGTTTTAATGTTTGGCAAATGTTGGCTTTATACATTTTCCCTTTCTACACTCACATGAACACCTCTCCCAAAATCACCAGGCTGGATGTACTTCATAGATGTAATTCTAGTGCCAACTTTTAGGGAaccctgaaagaaaaaagaaaaaattaaatGGTTATTAGCTTTGTGCATCACATTCCTCTTCACTGCTGAAGGTAAATGGATCAACTGCTTGCGTGCAAAGCCCAGAGAAGGATCAGGATTCGGACACACAGTTTTAATCTGTACTAAGTGAAATAGTTTAAAGAATGTATAAATACAGGGACTCTAACTTGAAACTAATCTATGCCTCGTGGATTACGTTTCAGTATTTTGACTGAAACGGTCAACAGATCATGAAAACAGCTGGTGTCCCCAGCACAGCTCAGGAGCGCCAGTTGTTGAGAACCGTGATCTTAATTatgacagtgacacacacacacacacactctcatatacacactcaaacacactttCACATACAACAATGCTGGTAGACCAGACCTTATCAGCTCAACAGAAACCAAATGGAAGCTAGTTCTACTGAGCTCTACAGACAGAACTGTGTCTCAGTGCCTCTGATTTAGGGTCAGCCTCTGGataatgcatttaaaaatgtcttttacaAAAAAAGAGCATGTGCGTGTGACAAAGTTTATCATTAAAACCCACATTTAAACCAACAGTGTAGCGTAAagcatctcctgcagctgcctgcTTGTTCAGACTGCAAACTAAAGCGGTGTACAACCATCTGCTCTCAGAGAAGGAAAAGCCACACGGTAAATAAGTCCAAAGGACCCAGCTATTCTGAGGTAGGAGGCAAATCCAAAGCGCCACAAACGCGATTAAAGCAATCCCTTTACAATTTCATTGTGACAAGATGTAAAGGATCCATTTCTATGTCAAGGTATCGTTGCCCAACAGTAGAGTTGAGTATGACGCCATCAAGTCTTGAGCTCCTCGGGAAAGTAAGAGAAGACTGAAAACCTCTTCAACTCTTCAGAAGAACAGTGGCAGTGGATAAGTGATTCTCCCATCCGACAGGACGAGAAAGGACGAGAAAGACTGCAGTGAATTAAATAGTCATTCAGTGACATCCACGCTCCCACCTATCCGTCTACAACAGGTCAAGAGTCTCCACTACAAAAGCGACATTTTGGCCAATTTTCTGGCTCTGGGTGAAAGTTTGAGCAGAGAATCCTCAGGGTACTTTTAATCTGTGCATCAAAGTTCAAGAGAAAGTCAAGTTACTGAAATGTGTCACGAAAAAAGACCCCAAAATTGTCAAAATTGCCATCCAATATCTCAAAGCCACGAGGTTCACGGCCACCGGTTCAAACCTCACAGCAGTGCAACCAACGCCGGAGGCTCATCAACAGACACACCAGCAGAAGTCACGATCATCTGTCTCTCAAAACTGAGGAGTAGCGCACACCCAAATTCTGCCCAAAAATAAATTGATGAAATAATTCTGCCCTCCTTTGGGAGCAAAATGCCAGTTACTTGTCAGTATCTTCCATGTTTCTACCATTTACCAGAACGATTACAAATGTAACCGTCGCTCTTATTAAGTCCTGTCTTTGGGCATCTAAGGTCTTTAGTTTCACAGTGTCGGTACCCAGACATAACCCGCCTAGCTACACTTTCGACATCATTTGGTCAAAACTTTGGTTAGGAAAACAAGCTCTGCTTAAACAAACTGAAGAATAAAGTCCGTTTTCTAAATATTTTAAGGGTTAAACACAAAAGCCTAGTTTTTCAGGGCttagcaacttttttttttaaacttaatgcatgtaaatgttttaaatgttctatAAAACTGCGTCTCATGATTTAAAGTAGGTAACAGCAACCCCTTCCCATTGTCTGTCCCTCCCACATCTACTAAACCCCCGCTCAACCCCTCGTAATCCTGACAGGAGAGACGGCCTTCACAGATTGACGAGGATGGGCCACCTTGTTGGACTCCATGAAGTGGACTGCATCCTCGAGGTTTAAAAACTCCACATAGGCCGTATCGTAGCTGTAACCTGGGGACAGCATTTAAAATACAGATGGGTTTTTGTTAGTCAATGCCAGTAATGACAGTCACCCACTAGAACAAATCAAGCAGATCGTGAACACATCCAAATCAATGCGTGCAAATGTATACGCTGAGACACATACCTTTGCTGGAAAATTGCAcattaaagatttattttagatCAAAGTGTGCAAGAAAGAGGCCTTGATAAAGCcaagatttatatatatatatatacacacacatatgcaataAACAAGTATTCCGGGAGAGTGGATGCTTCGTGCATCGcggagacagaaaataaaaaagattgtttttaaatgagattAAGCCAGGCCAGGTCCCCGTGTGGTCCATACAGGGCTGCAGATAACGTGTACACAGATGAAGGCATTTTAAACCCACAAAGACTGTACATCCTCTATAACCATACAGCCATCCAGTGTGGAGAACTTTTCAAAGCAGGTTTTTGATCCGCAAGCAAAGCACCAACAAAGCTGTCTCCAGTTTCAATTATGGCCACATTCCCCCCACTGCTGTTTGTTTAGGTAAAATGTCAAAGGAGGAACTTCAGTCACTTGTCCCTCATGACCGACATTGAATATCATCTTCAAGCTCCTGATAGTGAATCCTCTGAATCCTCTAATGGTGACAACACCCCCACACTCCCGAGCGCTTGCACACACAAGCAACAAAAGCAACACAGGAGAACGTTTGCCAGTATCGAACGTCGTCAAAAGCGAAATTTCGAGGGACATGTAAGCGATCGACTGCCCCAAACCTATCTAGAATAAAATGAATGCCGTCTTACCTGGCACAACACTCTTGATTTTCATTCCCTGCTTTGGTGCTCCATCGTGGTCTGCGAAGGCTCCGAGAATCTGTGGAGCGAACAGGAAACTGAGTTGTACTGTAAAGACATTTGGAAAAGGGAAGGAGCACAATCTGAAAGGGATTACCTGTTCCATCGTGGCGGTCTTTGGAATACCGATTATGGATATTGTACTGGAAACTTTGTCTTCCACAGACGCATTCCTGTAATCTTGATCCTTTGAAGGATGATTAGCAATGTGGTTAATCGAGGAGTGAATCGTCAAAACGCAGCGGTTGTAGTTTTAAGCAAACTCACCTGAGGAACAGACTCACTGAATCCTGCGGGACTGCTCGGTTTGGGCTCCTTGAGGAGTTTCTCTGGTACTGCAAGTGGCTCATGTGTGTAATCAAAAGGCCTCCCTGGCTCTGTCCTGTAATCAATGTCCCTGTAGTCTTGATCTCTCGGCCGTGTGGTGCTCTGTAAATCACTATCAGCCTCCATCTTACCCCTGGCAGCCCCTGGATTGTGTTGGCTGTCTTTCAGCCCAGGGACGTCATGTGACTGCTGATTATTCGCTTTAAGGTAGGGAGGTCTTTCTTCACGATTGACCGTATTCTGACTAGGCTTCGAGTCATTATCTTTAAGCCAgggttttttctcattttctcgaCTCAGAAGGCCAGTGAGCGTACCCGGGTGATTGTGTGGGACTTTGCTCCCCACTGAAGGAAGATTGACAGGAGGAAAGGGCTCCACGTGACGGAACCCTGTATCTTTCCTGAGGAATTCAGAGGATGATCTGCTGTTTCCTTGAAACGATGGCGAGTCTCTTAAATTGACATCCCTGCCAAACCCCACAGGGAAGTTGGATTCAGCCAGACCTCCCATGCCTTTATCCACATTAATGAAATTGTGCTTGTCCTTTTGACGGCTCTTCCACTCCTCTGCAAGAGTCATCTCCTCACCACTACGGTAATCCATGATGGGACTGCCGCTGGAATCTGGATATTCTCTCCCACCCAGTTTGTCCTTTGGAGCAATAAACTCTGGTTTTTGTGGGCCAGCGATGTCTGGTCTCCCCCTGTCCATTGAAGAGACAGTGTTGTCAAATCTTAGAGGCGAGCGATCCCTTCCTCTAAAATCGGCGGGTGGTCCAAAACGATTTCTGAAATCTGTATCAGATTCAAATCCACCTCTGGGATTTAGAGGGGGACCACCTCTTCTATCAGTGTCCACCCTCCTGTTGCATGGAGGCAAGTTCATATTATAGCCATCATTGTCCCCCATTGGGGGCCGGTCTCGCATGTCGCTAAATCTACTATTTCTTCCTTCGTTCCTTCTCTCCATGGGGAacccacctctcctccctccatcactaTCAGGATTGTTGAATTGTGGCATGTTGTACTGAAATGGCTCTCTATTCCTTGTGTCCATAAACCTGTTGTTCGGTTCCCTTGGTGGCATACCCCTCCCTCCCATGCTTTCTAAATTCCTGCCTGGTTCCGAGAAACCAGGAGCATTTATCAGCTTCTCTCTCATGGAACCGTCAAACTGCCGCCGAAGGCTGAAGTCTGGCTCTTCTCTGGGCATGAAAAAGTCTCTGTTTGGCTCCCTGTTTCTCATATCCCGTGAGTCCATGCCACGCCCTCTCATTGGTGGcccatccatcctcctcatGTCCATAGGTGGTAAATCCAGAGGTCTTGGGCCCATCTGGCCCATGTTCATCCCATCTCTTCCTCGAAAATCAGGCATGGGCCGATCTCTTCCTCCAAACATTTCTCCATGAAAATCACCACTGACACAAAACAGAGAAGTGACACAATAACACGGAAGGCAAATTAGAAGAGTAATTATGGTATGCACAGCTATTTTAAACACAGACCCCCTGGAGTCATGATGTAAATTCTGTTTTGGCGTGTTGTAAGCGGTGGTAAATGATAACACTTTGATTCTGACATGCCTGCGCAGGGCCCAGTGACTCTATTGCTCCCAATCACCACATATTCCCAACAATGGTACTAAATATGCTTCTTTTATTATTACGAAATATCGGAAGCCACAACTAGCGAAATCAGAATATTTACCGAAATGGTGGTCCTCCACGTTGACCTCGACCTGGCCCCGGTCCATTCCACATTGTAAATTACTACTTTTGGTCTGAAATTCACAGTGAAATTTTGGTTGGATTATGAAGGCAGCAACCGTGAATTTACACTAGCGGATACAGTTCGATGAATGATACTCGGTGACTGGTAAACTGACTTTGACAGCACAGAACGTGTCTATTCTGAAGCAACTATTCACGTGATCAATTTTGTTCTTAAATTTAGCGGTCAACTGTGTTGAATAGTTATTCAATTAGAGTAGAGTTGTACAGGTCTTGCATGGGTGGCGTGATTGCTGATCCGGTAATAGCCACCAGTAGGCCTTAAAAATCTGCGCCACAACAAGCACACCCAAAATCGACATTAGCCGGGAAAAATATTGTTATACCGAAATGGCATTTCTGCAATAACGATATGTCAATAAGTGACTAAGTCCACAAATGAAAAACCGTTATAAACACCGTTAGACCAGCTCAAAAGACCAATTGCAGCGTTAGCCGGCTAACTAGGCTAACATTGACCCCAAAGCATAATTCTTAACGCAAACTAGCAGCTGGGTGGCGTCGAAGgctacatataaatatatatatacaaccATACTACACGAGAATACAAGAGTATATTTAAGGAATAACTTTACTTTGTTATTTGTCAAATTAGAGGGCGACAGCGCAGGAGATTCTTGCGCTAGCAGTAGGGGGCTTCCGCGGCGTAATAGTTCCGGCCGCAATGGACGGAGCCCAAGAGCGTCTTCTTCGCTGTACTAAATTAGCATGAGGGCGACGCattactgccatctagcggtgaaCCATCCTAACTGGTTCTCACAGGCCTTATCTGTTTGTCTGGCAGATCGAAATTTAAATTACAGCATATTTGCCATTCGCCGCGACAAAAATGTTGTCTTGATATTAAACGACACAATTTAATGCAGCACACATTCAATATATTTAACAAGAACACAGGCCTCTTTATTAACat
It contains:
- the LOC130524240 gene encoding RNA-binding protein 6, whose translation is MWNGPGPGRGQRGGPPFRGDFHGEMFGGRDRPMPDFRGRDGMNMGQMGPRPLDLPPMDMRRMDGPPMRGRGMDSRDMRNREPNRDFFMPREEPDFSLRRQFDGSMREKLINAPGFSEPGRNLESMGGRGMPPREPNNRFMDTRNREPFQYNMPQFNNPDSDGGRRGGFPMERRNEGRNSRFSDMRDRPPMGDNDGYNMNLPPCNRRVDTDRRGGPPLNPRGGFESDTDFRNRFGPPADFRGRDRSPLRFDNTVSSMDRGRPDIAGPQKPEFIAPKDKLGGREYPDSSGSPIMDYRSGEEMTLAEEWKSRQKDKHNFINVDKGMGGLAESNFPVGFGRDVNLRDSPSFQGNSRSSSEFLRKDTGFRHVEPFPPVNLPSVGSKVPHNHPGTLTGLLSRENEKKPWLKDNDSKPSQNTVNREERPPYLKANNQQSHDVPGLKDSQHNPGAARGKMEADSDLQSTTRPRDQDYRDIDYRTEPGRPFDYTHEPLAVPEKLLKEPKPSSPAGFSESVPQDQDYRNASVEDKVSSTISIIGIPKTATMEQILGAFADHDGAPKQGMKIKSVVPGYSYDTAYVEFLNLEDAVHFMESNKGSLKVGTRITSMKYIQPGDFGRGVHEPDHNTPQLPEHPTPRPDDSSEEQKTGQTDSDPKTSQWQRNSDLTPEAWQQQMDQQLQQEESEQQAEARGNLSHLQQSSEKSTVVFRDSKTMIIKNVKPTTTIESILKALDPFAYLDERNVRLVKGKTPGSKCFCFVDMDSHQQVKRLVELLTKPNPLYVDGVRVYAEIARPLKNQNARRDLDKPNTSILGVPPEGSIIGPQQYPPIPQFLQPPMSIQPGIPGGLMAASTNPILSADLSIGQGVGYTGSQAVDPSLQIDGAQMPAEAAGIPADLDALQNYVYGSEIPDTSSYLYDSTSGFYYDPETTLYYDPNSRYFYNAQSQEYLYWDSASKAYVPVPGGSSIVTQPVAMTAADQAILSNPAADAPLDMRNSLVPPDTAASPAAVPGSASDAGLSSAADKKDDDDPAKKDKEEKPRSLAAVKIMKDMERWAKIQNQKKEIVRAASPVLKGGTDDDKQSKSADAGFAVFERKISGAEDLFKKPLAPAKKDEKSKRLMGSLGLLASDYAAGSDEEVEEDKEEANKSSQPSQTEERDNRLTDWKKMACLLCRRQFPNKDALIRHQQLSDLHRQNMEIHLKIKQSKKELEALENQEKELTARESPRSPEQKRRKHHHQQSQQHKNWAGSSRETNKGIGDRPGLGAEPAPRKKEPVVWDHNTYKQAVRKAMFARFKELE